In Akkermansia muciniphila ATCC BAA-835, the genomic stretch AACTACAAACGCCACAGGCTTCTTCCACATGAACCCCAAACCGCCCCAACTGGCCGTCATCATGTTGAAATGCTCCGGAGAACCCGCCGTCACCAGCATCCAATCGTCCCCAATCAATTGTACGGCATTATCCTGAATCTCCTTTGGTTCAATCTTTTTCATCATCGTCTCCAACGTTCGTTCGCAAACTATCCTACACCCCTCCTCCCATATGTCAAAGCTGTGGAGAGGCCGGGATGACGCGGGAAAACAAATTCCGTCCCCGCCGGGAAGCTCCCTCCGTTTGGAGTTGCATTTCCGGAACGGCGGCCCTAGCATTTCCGGGATGAACCACACCGCGCTGGAAGACAAGCTGGGTTACCGTTTCAACAATCCGGATCTGCTCGTTCAGGCCCTTACCCACCCCAGCACGGACAGCAAGCCGGAAACGCGCCGGGCGTATGAACGGCTGGAATTCCTGGGAGACGCCATCCTGCAGCTGGCCGTCACACAGTACCTTTACCACCACATGCCCCAATCCCCGGAAGGGGAACTAACCCAGCTGCGCGCCCGGACCGTCAGCCGCGCCAATCTGGGCAAATACGGCTTTATCCTGGGGCTGGATAAACACATTGCCCTGGGAAAAGGGGAGGAACGGGCCGGCGGACGGGGCAAAAATTCCATCATCGCCAACACATTTGAATCCGTCTTCGGAGCCATGTCCCTGGATTCCGACTATGAAACGGCCAAGGCTGTAGCCCTGCGCGTCCTCCATGAAGCTCTGGATTCCGCGGCCAGCCATCCCAAGGAAATCAACCCCAAGGGGGAACTCCAGGCTATCCTTCAGGACATCCTGCCCGAAACTCCTTCCTATGAAACGGAAGAAAAAGGGCCGAGAGACGCCGAAAACCGTTTTGAATCCCGCGTTTTCTGGCATGGTCACGCCATTGGAGCCGGTTCCGGGGCCAGCAAGAGGAAGGCGGAAGTGGCCGCCGCCGCAGACGCCCTGGACGCCAGGGCATGGCTCCGCATGACCTTGTAACCGCCAAAGGGGGACGGGTGGCTATTTTGTCACCCTTAAGCCTTGGACACTCCTGTGGCTGGTTTGATAGACAGAAGCCGTCTCCGTGAGGAAGAACC encodes the following:
- the rnc gene encoding ribonuclease III, producing MNHTALEDKLGYRFNNPDLLVQALTHPSTDSKPETRRAYERLEFLGDAILQLAVTQYLYHHMPQSPEGELTQLRARTVSRANLGKYGFILGLDKHIALGKGEERAGGRGKNSIIANTFESVFGAMSLDSDYETAKAVALRVLHEALDSAASHPKEINPKGELQAILQDILPETPSYETEEKGPRDAENRFESRVFWHGHAIGAGSGASKRKAEVAAAADALDARAWLRMTL